The Salmo trutta chromosome 6, fSalTru1.1, whole genome shotgun sequence genome has a window encoding:
- the LOC115195990 gene encoding double-stranded RNA-specific editase 1-like has product MTEGRAGVKQPRNQPRFFTMEGDEEESMSSSSTDVKENRNLDNVVSSSKEGLGSEGAAHLPNGGTAGCGGGRKRPLEEGNNGHHNNKYRPKKRKKMPGPILPKNALMQLNEIKPGLQYKLLSQTGPVHAPVFVMTVEVNGQLFEGSGPTKKKAKLNSAEKALRSFVQFPNASEAHMAMGRTLTVNTDFTSDQADFPDMLFNGFETPAPPEESFYLGSNGTNGSFSSLGLVEYPLLANSGTTGLSQSSLGRPPTPSVPAFVSPAIAKNPVMILNELRPGLKYDFVSESGESHAKNFAMSVVVDTQTFQGSGRNKKLAKARAAQAALSALFNMQLDQTPSRQPIPREGLQLHLPQVLADAVSGLVVDKFSELTDNFTSPHARRKVLAGIVMTTGTDVKEAQVICVSTGTKCINGEYMSDRGLALNDCHAEIIARRSLLRYLYAQLEHFLSNNREEQQKSIFTRCENKQGFRLKDNVQFHLYISTSPCGDARIFSPHEAAFEDQGDRHPNRKARGQLRTKIESGEGTIPVKVSNTIQTWDGVLQGERLLTMSCSDKIARWNVVGIQGSLMCYFTEPIYFSSIILGSLYHADHLSRAMYQRIADIEDLPQTFNLNRPLLSGISNAEARQPGKAPNFSVNWAVGDQGLEVINAMTGKDDLGRPSRLCKHALYSRWVRLYCKLSQTLRIKGAKPSLYHDAKQAAMEYHAAKQTLTKEFHKAGLGAWVKKPIEQDQFSLQS; this is encoded by the exons ATGACAGAAG GTCGAGCTGGTGTGAAGCAGCCCCGTAACCAGCCAAGGTTCTTCACCATGGAGGGAGATGAAGAAGAGAGCATGA GTTCCAGCAGCACCGACGTTAAGGAAAACCGCAACCTGGACAACGTGGTCTCCTCCTCCAAGGAGGGGTTGGGGAGTGAGGGGGCAGCTCACCTCCCTAATGGGGGCACTGCAGGTTGTGGAGGGGGCAGGAAGCGTCCCTTAGAAGAGGGTAATAACGGGCATCACAATAACAAGTACAGGCCCAAGAAGCGTAAGAAAATGCCCGGGCCCATTCTGCCCAAAAATGCCCTGATGCAGCTAAATGAGATCAAGCCTGGACTGCAGTACAAGCTGCTGTCTCAGACCGGTCCGGTCCACGCGCCCGTGTTCGTCATGACTGTCGAGGTCAATGGGCAGCTGTTCGAGGGCTCCGGCCCCACCAAGAAGAAGGCTAAGCTCAACTCGGCTGAGAAGGCTCTGCGGTCGTTCGTTCAGTTCCCCAACGCCTCCGAGGCGCACATGGCAATGGGTCGGACGCTAACGGTCAACACAGACTTTACCTCCGACCAGGCTGACTTCCCGGACATGTTGTTTAATGGGTTTGAGACCCCGGCCCCTCCGGAGGAGTCCTTCTACCTGGGCTCTAACGGTACCAATGGCTCCTTCAGCTCCCTGGGACTAGTAGAGTACCCCCTGCTAGCGAACTCAGGTACTACCGGCCTGAGTCAGTCCTCGTTAGGCCGACCACCCACCCCCTCCGTCCCAGCCTTTGTCTCCCCCGCTATTGCCAAGAACCCTGTCATGATCCTCAACGAACTACGACCCGGGCTAAAGTACGACTTTGTGTCAGAGAGTGGAGAGAGCCACGCCAAGAACTTTGCCATGTCCGTGGTGGTGGACACACAGACGTTCCAAGGCTCAGGGCGCAATAAGAAGCTGGCCAAGGCCCGGGCGGCGCaggctgctctctctgccctctttaACATGCAACTGGACCAGACACCGTCCAGACAGCCCATACCCAGAGAGGGCCTGCAACTGCACCTGCCACAG GTTCTAGCTGATGCTGTGTCCGGTCTGGTAGTTGACAAGTTCAGTGAGCTGACGGATAACTTCACATCCCCTCACGCACGACGGAAAGTCCTAGCAGGCATTGTCATGACAACAG GCACCGATGTCAAGGAGGCACAAGTGATTTGTGTTTCCACGGGGACCAAGTGTATTAACGGCGAGTACATGAGCGACCGCGGTCTGGCTTTGAACGACTGCCATGCTGAGATCATTGCTCGTCGTTCCCTCCTTAGGTACCTGTACGCACAGCTCGAACACTTCCTCAG TAAcaacagagaggagcagcagaAGTCGATATTCACGAGGTGTGAGAACAAGCAGGGCTTCCGTCTAAAGGACAACGTGCAGTTCCACCTGTACATCAGCACGTCGCCCTGCGGAGACGCACGCATTTTCTCACCCCACGAGGCTGCCTTTGAGG ATCAGGGAGACAGGCACCCTAACAGGAAAGCTCGTGGTCAGCTGAGGACCAAGATAGAGTCTGGGGAGGGGACCATCCCTGTGAAAGTCAGTAACACCATCCAGACCTGGGACGGTGTACTGCAGGGAGAGAGGCTGCTCACCATGTCCTGCAGTGACAAGATCGCCAG GTGGAACGTTGTTGGGATCCAGGGCTCTCTGATGTGTTACTTCACAGAGCCCATCTACTTCTCCAGCATTATCCTGGGCAGCTTGTACCACGCAGACCACCTCTCCAGAGCCATGTACCAGAGGATCGCTGACATTGAGGACCTGCCTCAGACGTTCAACCTCAACCGGCCACTTCTGAGCG GAATAAGCAACGCAGAAGCACGGCAACCGGGTAAAGCTCCTAACTTCAGTGTGAACTGGGCTGTGGGAGACCAGGGGTTGGAGGTTATCAACGCCATGACAGGCAAGGACGACTTGGGACGGCCCTCGAGGCTCTGCAAGCACGCCCTCTACAGCCGCTGGGTGCGCCTGTACTGCAAG CTTTCACAGACTCTGAGAATCAAAGGTGCCAAACCCAGCTTGTACCATGACGCCAAACAGGCAGCGATGGAGTACCATGCTGCCAAGCAGACTCTGACCAAGGAGTTCCACAAGGCAGGACTGGGAGCCTGGGTCAAGAAGCCTATCGAACAGGACCAGTTCTCACTCCAGTCCTGA